A stretch of Crossiella cryophila DNA encodes these proteins:
- a CDS encoding solute symporter family protein, with protein MSAPITLAQAATGSPALNISIFAGFVVITLIVVFRASKNTKSAADYYAAGRAFTGPQNGIAIAGDYLSAASFLGIAGAIAVYGYDGFLYSIGFLVAWLVALLLVAELLRNTGKYTMADVLSFRMKQKPVRTAAALSTLAVSFFYLLAQMAGAGGLVALLLGIKDSWGQAIVIAIVGALMILYVLIGGMKGTTWVQIIKAVLLIIGAGVMTLWVLGMYGFNLSALLGAAVENSPKVGEKLLGPGLQYGKSGLTQLDFVSLGLALVLGTAGLPHILMRFYTVPTAKEARRSVVWSIWLIGIFYLFTLVLGYGAAALVGPDKILAAPGKANSAAPLLAFEIGGTLLLGFIAAVAFATILAVVAGLTITASASFAHDIYANVIKNGQVDDKDAEVKVARRTAVVIGIVSILGGILANGQNIAFLVALAFAVAASANLPTILYSLFWKRFNTTGALWSIYGGLGSTVLLIVFSPVVSGRDNSMISGVDFHLFPLDNPGIVSIPLAFLLGYLGTVLSKDPGNDAKYAEMEVRALTGAGAEKATQH; from the coding sequence GTGAGCGCGCCGATCACCCTGGCCCAGGCCGCGACCGGCTCGCCCGCACTCAACATCAGCATCTTCGCCGGCTTCGTGGTGATCACGCTGATCGTGGTGTTCCGGGCGAGCAAGAACACCAAGTCCGCCGCGGACTACTACGCCGCGGGCCGGGCCTTCACCGGACCGCAGAACGGCATCGCGATCGCCGGTGACTACCTGTCCGCGGCCTCCTTCCTGGGCATCGCGGGCGCCATCGCGGTCTACGGCTACGACGGCTTCCTGTACTCCATCGGCTTCCTGGTGGCATGGCTGGTGGCGTTGCTGCTGGTCGCGGAGCTGCTGCGGAACACGGGCAAGTACACGATGGCCGACGTGCTCAGCTTCCGGATGAAGCAGAAGCCGGTGCGCACCGCGGCCGCGCTGTCCACGCTGGCGGTCTCCTTCTTCTACCTGCTGGCCCAGATGGCCGGCGCGGGCGGCCTGGTCGCCCTGCTGCTGGGCATCAAGGACAGCTGGGGCCAGGCCATCGTGATCGCCATCGTCGGCGCGCTGATGATCCTGTACGTGCTGATCGGCGGCATGAAGGGCACTACCTGGGTGCAGATCATCAAGGCGGTGCTGCTGATCATCGGCGCCGGCGTGATGACCCTGTGGGTGCTGGGCATGTACGGCTTCAACCTCTCCGCGCTGCTCGGCGCGGCGGTGGAGAACAGCCCCAAGGTCGGCGAGAAGCTGCTCGGCCCCGGCCTGCAGTACGGCAAGAGCGGGCTGACCCAGCTCGACTTCGTCTCGCTCGGCCTCGCGCTGGTGCTGGGCACCGCCGGCCTGCCGCACATCCTGATGCGCTTCTACACCGTGCCAACGGCCAAGGAGGCCCGCCGCTCGGTGGTCTGGTCGATCTGGCTGATCGGCATCTTCTACCTGTTCACCCTGGTGCTGGGCTACGGCGCGGCGGCCCTGGTCGGACCGGACAAGATCCTGGCCGCACCCGGCAAGGCCAACTCGGCGGCGCCGCTGCTGGCCTTCGAGATCGGCGGCACGCTGCTGCTGGGCTTCATCGCCGCGGTCGCCTTCGCCACCATCCTGGCGGTGGTCGCGGGGCTGACCATCACGGCATCGGCCTCCTTCGCCCACGACATCTACGCCAACGTGATCAAGAACGGCCAGGTGGACGACAAGGACGCCGAGGTCAAGGTGGCCAGGCGGACCGCGGTGGTGATCGGCATCGTGTCGATCCTGGGCGGCATCCTGGCCAACGGGCAGAACATCGCCTTCCTGGTGGCGCTGGCCTTCGCGGTGGCGGCATCGGCGAACCTGCCGACCATCCTGTACTCGCTGTTCTGGAAGCGGTTCAACACCACCGGCGCGCTGTGGAGCATCTACGGCGGCCTTGGCAGCACGGTGTTGCTGATCGTCTTCTCGCCGGTGGTCTCCGGCCGGGACAACTCGATGATCTCCGGGGTGGACTTCCACCTGTTCCCGTTGGACAACCCCGGCATCGTCTCCATCCCGCTGGCCTTCCTGCTCGGCTACCTGGGCACGGTCCTGAGCAAGGACCCAGGAAACGACGCCAAGTACGCCGAGATGGAGGTCCGCGCACTCACCGGCGCGGGCGCCGAGAAGGCGACGCAGCACTGA
- a CDS encoding SigE family RNA polymerase sigma factor: protein MARRDDGFAEFFAARFDAARRIGYALCGNWSEAEELAQTAFVRVYARWPKVHRETADAYLRTVLTRAFLDTKRRGRAREHAVAEVPDQPVEPDHGAAEDRAALTAALQQVPPRQRAVLVLRFIQDLSVEQVAEALGCTTGTVKSQTARGLQTLRAAYHAANGTDGASEPGQTPPPLLSAGR from the coding sequence TTGGCGCGACGCGATGACGGCTTCGCCGAGTTCTTCGCTGCCCGGTTCGACGCGGCGCGGCGGATCGGGTACGCGCTCTGCGGGAACTGGTCGGAGGCCGAGGAACTGGCGCAGACCGCGTTCGTGCGGGTCTACGCCCGCTGGCCCAAGGTGCACCGGGAGACCGCGGACGCCTACCTGCGCACGGTGCTCACCAGGGCCTTCCTGGACACCAAGCGCCGGGGCCGGGCCCGCGAGCACGCGGTGGCCGAGGTGCCCGACCAGCCGGTGGAACCCGACCACGGGGCCGCGGAGGACCGGGCCGCGCTCACCGCGGCCCTGCAGCAGGTGCCGCCGCGTCAGCGCGCGGTGCTGGTGCTGCGGTTCATCCAGGACCTCTCGGTGGAACAGGTGGCCGAGGCACTGGGGTGCACCACCGGAACGGTGAAGAGTCAGACCGCGCGCGGCCTGCAGACGCTGCGGGCCGCCTACCATGCCGCCAACGGCACCGACGGGGCGTCCGAACCTGGCCAGACCCCGCCGCCGCTGTTGTCGGCCGGGCGCTGA
- a CDS encoding rhodanese-like domain-containing protein has translation MAAHEVPQDAYLLDVREDDEWAAGHAEGAKHIPMGEVVARLDELANDGVVHVICRAGGRSARVTAYLNSNGWDAINVDGGMQLWQAAGRPLVAESGAEPTVI, from the coding sequence GTGGCAGCGCACGAGGTCCCGCAGGACGCCTACCTGCTTGATGTCCGCGAGGACGACGAGTGGGCGGCCGGGCACGCCGAGGGCGCCAAGCACATCCCGATGGGCGAGGTGGTGGCTCGCCTGGACGAGCTGGCCAATGACGGGGTGGTGCACGTGATCTGCCGCGCGGGTGGCCGCTCGGCCAGGGTCACCGCCTACCTCAACTCCAACGGCTGGGACGCGATCAACGTCGACGGCGGCATGCAGCTCTGGCAGGCCGCCGGTCGTCCGCTGGTCGCCGAGTCCGGCGCCGAACCGACGGTGATCTGA
- a CDS encoding DUF4328 domain-containing protein yields MQPMQPMRVDWVASPPVPLRPYRSRRPDPHYSGPPAYPAPPRWGFPALTWRWPTTVPGADKPVAQPVDRMRALAGSAVPLLWITGVAAAFTAGAELLRYILLLVSRDAVLPAGLLHTSDALVVTGGVVAPVSAALAALVGILWLLRARQVAGELTSTRPDRPNWQVVAGVLVPGVNLVLPGATLAELEHTILGRPSAERPRPSRELLHWWGWWAASLLASGITLLWSLRAGVQAQADGVLWHLLADALVAVVAIRSVRLLKRYNALLAPVNPASVQRYELISVRGADLPELPRRERPKDAVR; encoded by the coding sequence ATGCAGCCAATGCAGCCGATGCGGGTGGACTGGGTGGCCAGTCCGCCCGTTCCGCTGCGCCCGTACCGGTCCCGGCGCCCGGACCCGCACTACTCCGGCCCGCCCGCCTACCCGGCCCCGCCGCGCTGGGGCTTCCCGGCGCTGACCTGGCGCTGGCCCACCACGGTGCCCGGCGCGGACAAGCCGGTGGCCCAGCCGGTTGACCGGATGCGGGCGCTGGCAGGCAGCGCGGTGCCGTTGCTCTGGATCACCGGCGTGGCCGCCGCGTTCACCGCGGGGGCCGAACTGCTGCGCTACATCCTGCTGCTGGTCAGCCGGGACGCGGTGCTGCCTGCCGGACTGCTGCACACCTCCGACGCGCTGGTGGTCACCGGTGGCGTGGTCGCCCCGGTGAGCGCGGCGCTGGCCGCGCTGGTCGGCATCCTGTGGCTGCTGCGGGCCCGCCAGGTCGCCGGTGAACTCACCAGCACCCGCCCGGACCGGCCGAACTGGCAGGTCGTGGCCGGGGTGCTGGTCCCTGGGGTGAACCTGGTGCTGCCGGGGGCGACCCTGGCCGAGCTGGAGCACACCATCCTGGGCAGGCCCAGCGCGGAGCGGCCCCGGCCCTCCCGCGAGCTGCTGCACTGGTGGGGCTGGTGGGCGGCCAGTCTGCTGGCCTCCGGGATCACCCTGCTCTGGTCGCTGCGGGCAGGCGTGCAGGCCCAGGCCGACGGCGTGCTGTGGCACCTGCTGGCCGACGCCCTGGTCGCGGTGGTGGCCATCCGCTCGGTCCGGCTGCTCAAGCGGTACAACGCGCTGCTGGCCCCGGTGAACCCGGCCAGCGTGCAGCGCTACGAGCTGATCAGCGTCCGCGGCGCGGACCTGCCCGAGCTGCCCCGCCGCGAACGCCCGAAGGACGCCGTCCGCTAG
- a CDS encoding cytochrome P450 — protein MLPFDPSDTAFIADPYPRFAQLRAEGEVHWHPGLGLAVAVSHSACSALLRHRALGRIWQDACPVDDFAAFNLLHRNSLLENEPPKHTRLRRLVATAFARGHTERLRPWVNTLADQLVDTLAARIAVDEQADLLKTVAEPLPVEVIAELLGVPAQDRHLLLPWSHTIVKMYEYGLAPDKRLAAEAASTEFVAYLRELVEQRRAHPGEDLVSDLVSVADADGARLTSDELVATAVLLLMAGHEATVNVVGNGVLALMRHRDQWDRLVAEPELLPSAAEELIRYDSPLQLFERTATAEVEIAGYRLRPGEKIAALLGSAARDPEVFTNPDQLDLGRSPNPHLGFGAGIHYCLGAPLARVEVTAILDALRRRLPELALAGEPERRSEFVIRGLHTLPVTA, from the coding sequence GTGCTTCCCTTTGATCCCAGCGATACCGCGTTCATCGCGGACCCCTACCCGCGGTTCGCGCAGTTGCGGGCGGAGGGGGAGGTGCACTGGCATCCCGGGCTGGGCCTGGCGGTGGCGGTCTCGCACTCGGCCTGCTCGGCGCTGCTGCGGCACCGCGCGCTGGGCCGGATCTGGCAGGACGCCTGCCCGGTTGACGACTTCGCCGCGTTCAACCTGTTGCACCGCAACTCGTTGCTGGAGAACGAGCCGCCCAAGCACACCCGGCTGCGCAGGCTGGTGGCCACCGCCTTCGCCCGCGGCCACACCGAACGCCTGCGGCCCTGGGTGAACACCCTGGCCGACCAGCTGGTGGACACCCTGGCCGCGCGGATCGCGGTGGACGAGCAGGCCGACCTGCTCAAGACGGTGGCCGAGCCACTGCCGGTGGAGGTGATCGCCGAACTGCTCGGCGTGCCAGCCCAGGACCGGCATCTGCTGCTGCCCTGGTCGCACACCATCGTGAAGATGTACGAGTACGGCCTGGCGCCGGACAAGCGGCTGGCCGCCGAGGCCGCCTCCACGGAGTTCGTGGCCTACCTGCGCGAGCTGGTCGAGCAGCGCCGGGCGCACCCGGGCGAGGACCTGGTGAGCGACCTGGTCTCGGTGGCCGACGCCGACGGCGCGCGGCTGACCTCCGACGAGCTGGTGGCCACCGCGGTGCTGCTGCTGATGGCCGGGCACGAGGCCACGGTGAACGTGGTCGGCAACGGCGTGCTGGCCCTGATGCGGCACCGCGACCAGTGGGATCGCCTGGTCGCCGAGCCGGAGCTGCTGCCGAGTGCCGCCGAGGAGCTGATCCGGTACGACTCGCCGCTGCAGCTCTTCGAGCGCACCGCCACCGCCGAGGTGGAGATCGCCGGTTACCGGCTGCGGCCCGGTGAGAAGATCGCCGCGCTGCTCGGCTCGGCAGCCCGCGACCCGGAGGTCTTCACCAATCCGGACCAGCTCGACCTGGGCCGCTCCCCCAACCCACACCTGGGTTTCGGCGCCGGCATCCACTACTGCCTCGGCGCGCCACTGGCCAGGGTCGAGGTCACCGCGATCCTGGACGCGCTGCGCCGCAGGCTGCCGGAACTGGCCTTGGCCGGTGAGCCGGAACGCCGCTCGGAGTTCGTGATCCGCGGCCTGCACACGCTGCCGGTCACCGCCTAG
- a CDS encoding DUF5926 family protein, with the protein MAKRTAAKRKNQAAEGGIGPRQPCPCGSGKRYKACHGGSVADVMVIRPFEGLAVETDLIALREFVPSATAVLPLTEAGPRPITVATVLPMAAAALVRTDGAAFIGLQVQTRTGDISGDLARALRWAQTAEPGNALSVAPAPAEGETLRLQDLLQPEARLEVELHADFSWWIPADAEQNSDVALSLERANAAIMPTEPVLAEGVHAAYWVDAGDKAHVRWVRPEPEERLLAALARLAVRGEHDLGEGSRYAGSFRAHGLLVPVWDVDREQHSKEWAQPTAALGERLAGALDSLEAEPLSEAERRSRDGLRGRQVTLR; encoded by the coding sequence ATGGCCAAGCGCACCGCGGCCAAGCGCAAGAACCAAGCCGCCGAGGGTGGCATCGGGCCGCGTCAGCCCTGTCCGTGTGGCTCCGGCAAGCGGTACAAGGCCTGCCACGGCGGGTCGGTGGCCGATGTCATGGTCATCCGCCCGTTCGAGGGTCTGGCGGTGGAGACCGACCTGATCGCGCTGCGTGAGTTCGTGCCATCGGCCACCGCGGTGCTGCCGCTGACCGAGGCCGGTCCGCGGCCGATCACCGTGGCCACCGTGCTGCCGATGGCCGCCGCCGCGCTGGTCCGCACCGACGGCGCCGCCTTCATCGGCCTGCAGGTGCAGACCCGCACCGGCGACATCAGCGGCGACCTGGCCCGCGCGCTGCGCTGGGCGCAGACCGCCGAGCCGGGCAACGCGCTGTCGGTGGCCCCGGCCCCGGCCGAGGGCGAGACCCTGCGGCTGCAGGACCTGCTCCAGCCCGAAGCCCGGCTGGAGGTCGAGCTGCACGCCGACTTCTCCTGGTGGATCCCGGCCGACGCCGAGCAGAACAGCGATGTGGCGCTGTCCCTTGAGCGGGCCAACGCGGCGATCATGCCCACCGAGCCGGTGCTGGCCGAGGGCGTGCACGCGGCCTACTGGGTCGACGCAGGGGACAAGGCGCACGTGCGCTGGGTCCGCCCGGAGCCGGAGGAGCGCTTGCTGGCCGCGCTGGCCCGGCTGGCCGTGCGCGGTGAGCACGACCTGGGCGAGGGCTCCCGGTACGCGGGCTCCTTCCGCGCGCACGGGCTGCTGGTGCCGGTCTGGGACGTCGACCGCGAGCAGCACTCCAAGGAATGGGCCCAGCCCACCGCCGCCCTGGGCGAGCGGCTGGCCGGGGCACTGGACTCGCTGGAGGCCGAGCCGCTCTCCGAGGCCGAGCGCCGGTCCAGGGACGGTCTGCGCGGCCGCCAGGTCACGCTCAGGTAA
- a CDS encoding SigE family RNA polymerase sigma factor — translation MVDVVDSAAGGATVQEDFGEFVRMSLPGLLRYGHALTGNPHDAADLVQSVLEKIGSRWRTVLRQSTNPTAYVRRAMANTHVSFWRRVRKESLVADLPDVQSYEQADRLENEPLWQALRDLPPRQRAVIVLRYYDGLSEAEIAEALGVSKGTVKSQTSKAMVTLRGKLGSLVGGGDQR, via the coding sequence GTGGTGGACGTTGTGGACAGCGCGGCCGGGGGAGCCACGGTGCAGGAAGACTTCGGTGAGTTCGTCCGCATGTCCCTGCCGGGGCTGCTGCGCTACGGACACGCGCTCACCGGCAATCCGCATGACGCGGCCGACCTGGTGCAGTCGGTGCTGGAGAAGATCGGCTCGCGGTGGCGTACCGTGCTGCGGCAGTCGACCAACCCCACCGCCTACGTGCGCCGGGCGATGGCCAACACCCACGTCAGCTTCTGGCGCCGGGTGCGCAAGGAGAGCCTGGTCGCCGACCTGCCGGACGTGCAGTCCTACGAGCAGGCCGACCGGCTGGAGAACGAACCGCTGTGGCAGGCCCTGCGGGACCTGCCGCCGCGGCAGCGCGCGGTGATCGTGCTGCGGTACTACGACGGGCTTTCCGAAGCCGAGATCGCGGAGGCGCTCGGAGTGAGCAAGGGCACGGTCAAGAGTCAGACAAGCAAGGCCATGGTGACGCTGCGAGGAAAACTGGGCTCACTGGTCGGAGGAGGGGATCAACGATGA